A stretch of Castanea sativa cultivar Marrone di Chiusa Pesio chromosome 2, ASM4071231v1 DNA encodes these proteins:
- the LOC142624608 gene encoding pentatricopeptide repeat-containing protein At2g22070 produces MEAPKPPSPTSTSDFYAYLLQTSLKSKDPFAGKLIHARIIKAGLHLGVFLMNNLMTFYAKSGFVSDAHRVFDEMNVRTIFSWNTILSAYAKQGRFDKAHRVFEEIPDRDSVSWTTMIVGYNQMGRFENAIQMFLEMVGSRVALTQYTITNVLASCAAVEALDIGREVHSFVVKLGLSSCIPVVNSLLNMYVKCGDPVTAKVVFDMMRLKNTSSWNVMISLHMKSGRVDLALAQFEQMEVRDIVSWNSMIAGCNQHGFDLEALEIFSNLLKNSSLRPDKFTLASALSACANLENLDPGEQIHGYIIRTEFGTSGAVGNALISMYAKSGGVEIARKIVEQSGSSDLDIIAFTSLLDGYIKLGNMNPARKIFDSLRDRDVVAWTAMIVGYVQNGLNNDALKLFRSMITEGPKPNSHTLAAMLSVSSSLASLYHGKQIHASSIRTWEVLSVSVSNALITMYAKSGSLNNAKQVFNLVRQNRDTVSWTSMIIALAQHGHGEEAIELFEQMLAYGMKPDHITYVGVLSACTHVGLVEQGRRYYNLMQDVHKIESTLSHYACMIDLFGRAGLLQEAHDFIRSMPIEPDVISWGSLLSSCKVHKNVELAKIAAERLLLIEPDNSGAYSALANLYSACRRWEDAAKIRKSMKDRGVKKDQGFSWLQIQNKVHVFGVEDGLHPQKDAIYGMMEKIWKEIKKMGFIPDTESVLHDLEPEVKEQILRHHSEKLAIAFGLISTPEKTTLRIMKNLRVCNDCHSAIKFISKLVGREIIVRDSTRFHHFKDGSCSCQDYW; encoded by the coding sequence ATGGAGGCCCCAAAACCACCCTCTCCTACGTCTACTTCAGATTTCTATGCTTATCTCCTCCAAACAAGCCTGAAATCCAAAGACCCATTTGCCGGAAAATTGATTCATGCTCGAATTATCAAAGCCGGGCTTCACCTCGGCGTGTTTCTGATGAATAATCTCATGACTTTCTATGCAAAAAGTGGGTTTGTTTCCGATGCACATCGcgtgtttgatgaaatgaatGTGAGGACTATATTCTCTTGGAATACAATACTATCAGCGTATGCGAAACAGGGTAGGTTCGATAAGGCACACCGTGTGTTTGAGGAAATTCCTGACCGTGACTCCGTTTCGTGGACTACGATGATAGTGGGTTATAATCAAATGGGTCGTTTTGAAAATGCGATTCAGATGTTTTTAGAGATGGTTGGAAGTAGAGTTGCGCTAACACAGTACACAATTACTAATGTTCTTGCTTCATGTGCTGCCGTTGAAGCTTTGGATATTGGTCGGGAGGTTCACTCATTTGTAGTTAAACTTGGGCTCAGCAGTTGTATTCCTGTGGTGAATTCCTTGTTAAACATGTATGTGAAGTGTGGCGATCCGGTAACGGCAAAAGTTGTTTTCGATATGATGAGATTGAAGAACACATCAAGTTGGAATGTTATGATTTCATTACATATGAAGTCTGGTCGGGTTGACCTTGCTCTTGCCCAATTCGAACAAATGGAAGTACGAGATATAGTTTCGTGGAATTCAATGATTGCAGGTTGTAATCAGCATGGTTTTGATCTTGAGGCGCTGGAAATTTTCTCAAACTTGTTGAAGAATTCTTCATTAAGGCCCGATAAGTTCACATTGGCAAGTGCTTTGTCAGCTTGTGCCAATCTTGAGAATTTAGATCCTGGGGAACAAATCCATGGCTATATCATTAGAACTGAGTTTGGTACGTCTGGGGCAGTGGGGAATGCTCTGATTTCAATGTACGCCAAGTCTGGTGGGGTTGAAATTGCACGAAAGATTGTAGAGCAAAGTGGGTCTTCAGACCTTGATATTATAGCTTTTACATCATTATTGGATGGCTACATCAAGCTTGGGAATATGAACCCAGCTAGAAAGATATTTGACTCACTAAGAGACCGTGATGTGGTTGCATGGACGGCGATGATTGTAGGTTATGTGCAAAATGGCTTGAATAATGATGCTTTGAAGCTCTTCAGATCAATGATTACAGAAGGCCCCAAGCCAAATAGCCACACACTAGCAGCCATGTTAAGTGTCAGTTCAAGTTTGGCATCTTTGTATCATGGCAAACAAATTCATGCAAGTTCCATAAGAACATGGGAAGTATTATCAGTTTCTGTGAGCAATGCTCTAATCACCATGTATGCCAAATCTGGAAGCCTTAACAATGCAAAGCAGGTATTCAATTTAGTACGGCAGAACAGAGATACTGTCTCTTGGACTTCCATGATTATAGCTTTGGCTCAACATGGCCATGGAGAAGAAGCCATTGAGCTTTTTGAGCAGATGCTGGCATATGGTATGAAGCCTGACCATATAACTTATGTTGGTGTGCTGTCTGCCTGTACACACGTGGGATTGGTGGAACAGGGTCGGAGATATTATAATTTGATGCAAGATGTACACAAAATTGAATCCACCTTAAGCCATTATGCATGCATGATTGACCTTTTTGGGCGTGCTGGATTGCTACAAGAAGCACATGATTTTATAAGAAGCATGCCTATTGAACCAGATGTCATATCTTGGGGTTCACTTTTATCTTCTTGTAAGGTTCATAAAAATGTGGAGTTGGCAAAAATTGCAGCTGAAAGATTGCTTCTTATTGAGCCTGATAACAGTGGGGCTTATTCAGCCCTTGCTAATTTATATTCAGCTTGTCGTAGATGGGAAGATGCTGCTAAAATTAGAAAGTCAATGAAGGATAGAGGGGTGAAGAAAGATCAAGGATTCAGTTGGCTTCAGATACAAAACAAAGTCCATGTCTTTGGGGTCGAAGATGGTCTTCACCCACAGAAAGATGCCATATATGGTATGATGGAAAAGATCTggaaggaaataaaaaagatggGTTTCATTCCAGATACAGAATCAGTATTGCATGACCTTGAACCAGAGGTGAAAGAGCAGATCCTTAGACATCACAGTGAAAAACTTGCTATTGCATTTGGGCTAATAAGTACCCCAGAGAAAACTACATTGAGAATCATGAAGAACCTTAGAGTTTGTAATGACTGCCACTCTGCCATAAAATTTATCTCCAAGCTTGTGGGCAGAGAAATTATTGTGAGAGACTCCACTCGTTTTCACCATTTCAAGGATGGTTCCTGCTCATGTCAGGATTATTGGTAG